The Mesorhizobium loti DNA segment CGCAAGAATGCGGGCAGCTACAAAACCTACGAAATGAGCAAGGCGGTCGAGAAGAAGCTTTCGGCCTATCTGCAGGAGATGGGGATAGGCGAAGGCGTGTTCATCACGATGAAGAACACGCCGGCCAGCGAAATCCATCAGCTGGTTCTCGAAAACATGCTCCACATGAACCTCGTCACCTCCCTCGACACCGTCGAGCTTTTCACCGCCGCAACCATCTGCAAGGCAAATCCGATGCCGGCAAACTGCCGGGAGATACCAACGGGCCAAGAGGCGACGCCCGCCAATCTCCCGACCGCCCAGGCAAAACCCGCCCCCGTTGCGCCGGCTGAGGCCACGGCACCGAAACAGGCAGACATGCGCTTCGTGCTTGTCCGCGGCAGCAACCCGCTGTGCAATCCCGACTGTCCGGAATGGATCTCGGCGGAGGGCTCGATCACCGCGCAGACGCCCGAAAAGCTTCGGCAGGCGCTCGATGCCATCGCCGGCCGGCGGCTGCCGATCGTGATCAGCTCGCAAGGCGGCGATGTCGAGGGCGCGCTTGCCACGGGCAGGCTGATCCGGGAACGCAAGCTCGACGTCGTTGTCGCCCATACGGATTTCGTGGATTGCGATCCCTCGGCGGAGTGTTTGGCCAAGGATGGCGTGCACACCGGGCTCACCATCGAAGCCGAGGGCGAATGTGCTTCGGCCTGTCCGATCATGGTTGCCGGTGGCGTAAAGCGCCTCATCGGGCCGGCCGTGCGCCTCAGCGTGAGTTCCGTTGGGCTTGGGGACAAGGTCAAGGCGTATTTCGAGGAGATGGCGATCGGCCCCGGCCTGTTCGACGCCATACAGCTTTCCTCAGCCAAACGGCAGCTCTATCAGCAGGCGATACTGAAATTCGGGCTGGCGACCGGGCCACAGTCTGCCGACGAACTGACGGGGGCCACCATATGCAGGTCGGCTCCGAGGCCGGACAATTGCCGGATCGTGCCGTCCGCGAACGCCGAAGCCGACATGCCGGCCAAACTTTAGCGCGATATGTTGAACTGGCCATCGAGGCAGGTTGAGATCGGCCGGATGTTTCCGCTACCGTCTGCGGCGATCGAGGACAGGTTACCGCCATGCGCAAAGATGTTCCGACACTCTACGAATGGGCCGGCGGCAGCGACGCCCTGAACCGGTTGACGCAGACCTTTTATGACAAGGTGGCAAAGGACCCGGTCGTCGGCCCGGTATTCAAGACCATGTCGCCGGACCATCCCGTCCATGTCGCCGCCTTCATTGGCGAAGTCTTCGGCGGACCGAAGACCTACAGCGAAAAGTTCGGCGGCCACCGCGAGATGGTCATGCATCATCTGGGCAAGCATTTGACCGAGGAGCAGCGGCGCCGCTGGATCAATCTCCTTGCCGATGCCGCCGATGCCGTCGGTCTGCCCGACGATCCCGAATTCCGCTCGGCCTTCATGGGCTATGTCGAATGGGGATCGCGGTTGGCCAAGATGAACTCCAATCTCGGCGCGACCTGCGATCCCGAGACTGAACCGATGCCGGCCTGGGGCTGGGGCGTGCCCGGCGGGCCGTACACGCCGCCGGAAACAAAGTAGCTTCCAGTCGCATCGGAGTGCAGGACCATGTCGGAAGATTTCAAGATCGTGCGCTGGCGCGAGTGGGACGGCCCCGGTATCGAGCATCTTGAACTGCGCCAGCGGGCAGGGGAGGTCCTGGCCGACCCGTCGTCATTTGCTCCGGTCACCCCCTTTTCGCCGCCCGCTATCGCATAGAATGCGACGCGAATTGGCACGCCGGCGTGTCACGGTCGACATGATCGGCAGCGGGCGGACCCTTGTCCTTGCCGCCGACGGCGAAGGCCACTGGCTCCTGGACGGCCTGCCGGTGCCTGAACTGGAGGGCGTGATCGACCCTGATCTCACCGTTACCCCGTTCACCAACACGTTGCCGATCCGCCGCTTGCGGCTTTCCTCCGGGCAGAGTGCCGAGATCACCACCGCCTTCATCGAATTCCCGGCGCTCACGGTCGTCAGCAACCCGCAGCGCTACACATGCCTCGAGGAGGGCAGGCGATATCTCTATGAATCGCGCGCCAGTGACTTCAAGCGCGAAGTCGAGATCGACCGTGACGGGCTGGTCATCGCTATCCAGATTTCTGGCAAAGGGGATGAAGGCGCGTTTGCGTGCAAACCACTCTTTACAGAGAGCGCGGAAGCTTTTAGGAAGCCCCTGCTGCGCCGAGGCGCGCGATACGGGCATAGCTCAGTTGGTAGAGCGGCGGTCTCCAAAACCGCAGGTCGTAGGTTCGAGCCCTGCTGCCCGTGCCATTTCTTGAAATGGCCATCTGAAACGACATTTCCGCGGGCCGCCCTTTGAAAATCGGCGACGCGCTTGCCATATTAGCCCGATTGGGGCATAAGGGCGCCATAGCCGGGACGGAACGACTGGATGGTTCCGAGGCGGCGTTTGGTCATAAAGCGGACACTTGCCACTTGCGTGGATCAAGAATCGGTTTTATGTAGACAGAACAGACACGCGACGCGTGGAGCTGGGAAGCCGGCTTTACGCGTCTGATTTGCATGGGCGAAATGATTGCGCTGATTCGGCGCGAGACTGGGCTCAGGCGGCACGTCCCGGCCAGCGGGATCATCCAGGGGACCCGGCCAACGGGTCTTGAAGACAGAGCGGCATATGGCTTCGAAAACCACAAATCCTTTCGTCTTTCTCCAGCAGGTTCGCTCGGAGACCGCCAAGGTGACTTGGCCGTCGCGGCGCGAAACGATGATCTCGACGGTGATGGTTCTGGCCTTCGCTGTGATTGCGATGATCTTTTT contains these protein-coding regions:
- a CDS encoding globin, which codes for MRKDVPTLYEWAGGSDALNRLTQTFYDKVAKDPVVGPVFKTMSPDHPVHVAAFIGEVFGGPKTYSEKFGGHREMVMHHLGKHLTEEQRRRWINLLADAADAVGLPDDPEFRSAFMGYVEWGSRLAKMNSNLGATCDPETEPMPAWGWGVPGGPYTPPETK
- a CDS encoding preprotein translocase subunit SecE, which produces MASKTTNPFVFLQQVRSETAKVTWPSRRETMISTVMVLAFAVIAMIFFFSADQLMGLAIEQILGIGR